A window from Triticum aestivum cultivar Chinese Spring chromosome 6D, IWGSC CS RefSeq v2.1, whole genome shotgun sequence encodes these proteins:
- the LOC123144396 gene encoding tetraspanin-2: MPSPPTKEARTADAPRRVKNTQRGRSTVWESESRSGEVPAMAVSNNITACVTLMALICAVPVIASGVWFASAQGEECARLARWPVAILGGLILLAALAGFVGAYWNRRRLLAFYLFAMAALIALLIALLVFAFAVTRGSGAYPVLGREYDEYRLDGFSMWLRGYVSDDPARWEGIRSCLAVSDTCKKLARQAGYVTADQFYQSHLTPLQSGCCKPPSVCGFGYVSPTVWTNPARPASDPDCGLWGNDPAQLCYECESCRAGLLAALRSQWHKANIALVVATVSLVFLYLIGCSAYKNAHAEAIYRRYKW; encoded by the exons ATGCCATCCCCACCCACGAAGGAAGCCCGCACCGCAGACGCCCCGCGCCGCGTCAAGAACACACAGAGAGGACGAAGCACGGTCTGGGAGAGCGAGAGCCGCAGCGGCGAGGTTCCAGCCATGGCGGTGAGCAACAACATCACGGCGTGCGTGACGCTGATGGCGCTCATCTGCGCCGTCCCCGTCATCGCCTCGGGGGTGTGGTTCGCGTCGGCGCAGGGGGAGGAGTGCGCGCGGCTGGCGCGCTGGCCTGTGGCCATCCTGGGCGGCCTCATCCTCCTGGCGGCGCTGGCGGGCTTCGTCGGCGCCTACTGgaaccgccgccgcctcctcgccttcTACCTCTTCGCCATGGCGGCGCTCATCGCCCTCCTCATCGCGCTCCTCGTCTTCGCCTTCGCGGTCACCCGCGGCTCCGGCGCCTACCCGGTGCTCGGCCGCGAGTACGACGAGTACCGCCTCGACGGCTTCTCCATGTGGCTGCGCGGGTACGTCTCCGACGACCCCGCCCGCTGGGAGGGGATTAGGTCCTGCCTCGCCGTCTCTGACACCTGCAAGAAGCTCGCCCGGCAGGCCGGCTACGTCACCGCCGACCAGTTCTACCAGTCCCACCTCACGCCGCTCCAG TCGGGCTGCTGCAAGCCCCCGTCGGTGTGCGGGTTCGGGTACGTGAGCCCGACGGTGTGGACGAACCCGGCGCGGCCGGCGTCGGACCCGGACTGCGGCCTGTGGGGCAACGACCCGGCGCAGCTGTGCTACGAGTGCGAGTCGTGCCGCGCGGGCCTCCTGGCGGCGCTGCGGAGCCAGTGGCACAAGGCCAACATCGCGCTCGTCGTCGCCACCGTCTCGCTCGTCTTCCTCTACCTCATCGGCTGCAGCGCATACAAGAACGCGCACGCCGAGGCCATCTACCGCCGCTACAAGTGGTGA